In Drosophila yakuba strain Tai18E2 chromosome X, Prin_Dyak_Tai18E2_2.1, whole genome shotgun sequence, a single genomic region encodes these proteins:
- the LOC6524001 gene encoding vanin-like protein 1 has translation MPEAVPVISDTQAPYEMSNTWWWLSIVLLILALMPGMSQQAALTESDYYTAGVVEFQQSILSLSSWSDSLAGYVEIINSENASATDIIVFPESTLNSAGSTTFVPNPEDQINPCLIDPNATLYEEFLVTLSCAARNASKYVVINLTEKQKCEDVPEDTRPCASNGLNVFNTNVVFDRQGVVVSRYRKVHLYGEAKNSTFLPELSTFETDFGVTFGHFICFDILFYTPAHQLIVEQGITDFVYPAMWFSQLPFLTAVQTQQGWAYANDVNLLASGASRPSIGNSGSGIYHGRSGPLISVMRQDSGQRAIYVAQVPKYTRTRSQPQRVRRSAAEIQSRQVASSSSFYMKRDYLENYESEVLQLDAGTSGAINRTICQGSFCCNFDLAWRSLGTSAENGSYYSYRLGAYDGWRNENNVDANYIRNCALFTCSGDSIDDCGKLLPTEGELQQSRVTFTRLEIAVIYPESREFLLFPDTLLDSLLPLEPSQFEWSQRKPTEDSYVQEVRFGLKESQEVSNLLTFAIYGNYYDNECTFGVGTAEEQLTCGYRSGSARLRILGGWLALPLIILAVARIG, from the exons ATGCCTGAGGCTGTGCCAGTCATTAGCGATACTCAGGCTCCATACGAAATGTCAAATACTTGGTGGTGGCTTTCTATAGTGCTACTAATCCTGGCGCTAATGCCGGGCATGAGTCAGCAG GCGGCCCTGACCGAATCGGATTACTATACGGCCGGAGTGGTGGAGTTCCAACAGTCGATCCTCAGCTTGTCCTCCTGGTCGGACTCCCTTGCGGGCTATGTGGAGATCATAAACTCTGAGAATGCCAGTGCCACCGACATCATTGTGTTCCCCGAGAGTACCCTGAACTCCGCGGGCTCCACCACCTTTGTGCCCAATCCCGAGGATCAGATAAACCCCTGTTTGATCGACCCCAATGCCACCTTATACGAGGAGTTCCTGGTGACCCTCTCATGTGCCGCTCGCAATGCCAGCAAATACGTTGTGATCAATCTCACCGAGAAGCAGAAGTGCGAGGATGTTCCCGAGGATACGAGACCCTGTGCCTCCAACGGACTGAATGTCTTCAACACCAATGTGGTCTTCGATCGCCAGGGAGTGGTGGTGTCCAGGTATCGCAAGGTTCATTTGTACGGTGAAGCCAAGAACAGCACCTTCCTGCCGGAGTTGAGCACCTTTGAGACGGACTTTGGGGTCACCTTCGGGCACTTCATCTGCTTCGACATCCTGTTCTACACACCCGCCCATCAGCTCATCGTGGAGCAGGGTATTACGGACTTTGTGTATCCGGCCATGTGGTTCTCCCAACTGCCCTTCCTCACGG CTGTTCAGACGCAGCAAGGTTGGGCCTATGCCAACGATGTGAATCTCCTGGCGTCTGGAGCCAGTCGTCCCTCCATTGGAAATAGTGGATCAGGCATTTATCACGGACGCTCGGGCCCTCTGATCAGTGTTATGCGCCAGGACTCCGGCCAGCGGGCCATCTATGTGGCCCAGGTGCCCAAGTACACTCGCACCAGATCCCAGCCGCAACGTGTGAGGAGGAGCGCGGCGGAGATCCAAAGCCGCCAGGTTGCCTCAAGCTCGAGTTTCTATATGAAGCGGGATTACTTGGAGAACTACGAGTCGGAGGTGCTGCAGTTGGACGCGGGCACTAGTGGAGCTATCAATAGAACCATCTGCCAGGGCAGCTTTTGCTGTAACTTTGACCTGGCGTGGCGGTCCTTGGGAACCTCGGCGGAGAATGGCAGCTACTATAGCTATCGATTGGGTGCCTACGATGGCTGGCGCAACGAGAACAACGTGGATGCCAATTACATACGTAATTGTGCGCTGTTCACCTGTTCCGGCGACTCCATCGATGATTGTGGCAAACTGCTGCCCACCGAGGGTGAGCTTCAGCAGTCCCGAGTGACCTTCACGCGCCTGGAGATCGCCGTCATCTATCCAGAGTCGCGGGAGTTCCTCCTGTTTCCCGACACTCTGCTGGACAGTCTGCTGCCCCTGGAACCCAGCCAGTTTGAATGGTCCCAGCGGAAGCCCACGGAAGATAG CTATGTGCAAGAAGTGCGCTTTGGCCTGAAGGAATCGCAGGAGGTGAGCAACTTGCTGACCTTTGCCATCTACGGAAATTACTACGACAACGAGTGCACCTTTGGTGTTGGCACCGCGGAGGAGCAGCTGACCTGCGGCTACAGAAGTGGATCTGCCAGACTTAGAATCCTTGGGGGTTGGCTCGCGCTGCCGCTGATTATCCTGGCAGTTGCCAGGATAGGTTAA
- the LOC26535517 gene encoding uncharacterized protein LOC26535517 yields the protein MTWIWTLFLLGFVIAQGTAQGIAEQGIAEIDGEVTKKLKSFLENFSGNWKDNTEFLNWISKIRTALNNNNTRLVDKFELRFGFESYNSDRLVLEQKISDRIEELDSIIPHQKHSKCLNFYVGQRTALKTALKQSNFIKVERFAENASSCPYYHFDDNIFLSILKA from the exons ATGACTTGGATATGGACACTTTTTCTGCTGGGATTCGTTATTGCACAAGGAACAGCTCAA GGAATTGCCGAACAAGGAATTGCTGAAATCGATGGAGAAGTGACGAAGAAACTAAAAAGTTTCTTGGAGAACTTCAGTGGAAACTGGAAGGATAACACCGAGTTTCTCAACTGGATTTCAAAAATACGCACGGcattgaataataataacaccCGGCTAGTGGATAAGTTCGAGTTACGATTTGGCTTCGAGAGTTACAATTCCGATCGTTTGGTTTTGGAGCAAAAGATCTCGGATCGCATAGAGGAGCTGGACAGCATTATTCCCCATCAAAAGCATTCGAAATGCTTGAATTTCTATGTGGGACAAAGAACCGCTCTGAAAACGGCTCTCAAGCAATCCAATTTCATAAAAGTCGAAAGGTTTGCCGAAAACGCATCATCTTGTCCGTACTATCATTTCGATGATAATATATTCCTAAGTATTTTAAAGGCATAA